The Microbacterium sp. Nx66 genome contains a region encoding:
- a CDS encoding heavy metal translocating P-type ATPase has product MDTPSATSVELEIGGMTCASCAMRIEKKLNRLDGVTATVNYATEKASVTVPAGVDTALLIAEVEKTGYTAVVPAPPAPEGAQPDGEQPDPELTALRQRLIAAVVLTVPVIAMAMIPALQFTYWQWLSLALAGPVIVWAAWPFHKAAWINLRHGAATMDTLISMGTLAALLWSLYALFFGTAGVPGMTHPFELTVAPSDGAANIYLEVGAGVTTFILAGRYFEKRSKRQAGAALRALLELGAKEVAVLRDGVETRIPTSELRVGDQFVVRPGEKIATDGVVVGGTSAVDASMLTGESVPVEVGAGDAVTGATVNAGGRLVVRATRVGADTQLAQMARLVEDAQTGKAEVQRLADKVSGIFVPIVIVIALGTLVAWLAAGFPASAAFTAAVAVLIIACPCALGLATPTALLVGTGRGAQMGILIKGPEVLESTRKVDTIVLDKTGTVTSGRMTLTAVHTDDGVEREELLRLAGALEDASEHPIAQAVAAAATRELGALPAVEEFGNIEGKGVQGIVDGHAVVVGRTSLLADWSQHLSAGLRAATTEAEAQGTTAIAVGWDGRARGVLVVADTVKATSAEAVAQLRALGLTPVLLTGDNRVVAEQIAREVGITEVIAEVLPQGKVDVVRRLQDEGKVVAMVGDGVNDAAALAQADLGMAMGTGTDAAIEASDITLVRGDLRSAADAIRLSRRTLGTIKGNLFWAFAYNVAAIPLAALGLLNPMLAGAAMAFSSVFVVGNSLRLRSFRSRAVDTP; this is encoded by the coding sequence ATGGACACCCCATCCGCGACCAGCGTGGAGCTGGAGATCGGCGGCATGACCTGCGCGTCGTGCGCGATGCGGATCGAGAAGAAGCTCAATCGTCTCGACGGCGTCACCGCCACCGTGAACTACGCGACCGAGAAGGCGAGCGTCACGGTGCCGGCGGGCGTCGACACCGCCCTGCTCATCGCCGAGGTCGAGAAGACCGGCTACACCGCCGTCGTCCCTGCGCCTCCCGCGCCGGAGGGTGCGCAGCCCGACGGAGAGCAGCCGGATCCGGAGCTCACCGCGCTGCGGCAGCGGCTGATCGCCGCCGTCGTGCTCACCGTCCCGGTCATCGCGATGGCGATGATCCCGGCGCTCCAGTTCACGTACTGGCAGTGGCTGTCGCTCGCGCTCGCGGGACCCGTGATCGTGTGGGCGGCCTGGCCGTTCCACAAGGCGGCCTGGATCAACCTCCGGCACGGAGCGGCCACGATGGACACGCTCATCTCGATGGGCACGCTCGCCGCGCTGCTGTGGTCGCTGTACGCGCTCTTCTTCGGCACCGCCGGGGTGCCAGGTATGACGCACCCGTTCGAGCTGACCGTGGCGCCCAGCGACGGTGCTGCCAACATCTACCTCGAGGTCGGAGCCGGGGTGACCACGTTCATCCTCGCCGGGCGCTACTTCGAGAAGCGCTCGAAGCGGCAGGCCGGTGCGGCGCTCCGCGCGCTGCTGGAACTCGGCGCGAAGGAGGTCGCCGTGCTCCGCGACGGCGTCGAGACGCGGATCCCGACGAGCGAGCTGCGGGTCGGGGACCAGTTCGTCGTGCGTCCAGGGGAGAAGATCGCCACCGACGGTGTCGTGGTCGGCGGCACGTCCGCGGTCGACGCCTCCATGCTCACCGGTGAGTCGGTGCCCGTGGAGGTCGGCGCGGGCGATGCCGTCACCGGAGCCACCGTGAACGCCGGCGGACGGCTGGTGGTCCGTGCGACCCGGGTCGGCGCCGACACCCAGCTCGCGCAGATGGCGCGGCTGGTAGAGGACGCGCAGACCGGGAAGGCCGAGGTCCAGAGGCTCGCGGACAAGGTCTCCGGGATCTTCGTGCCGATCGTGATCGTCATCGCCCTCGGCACGCTGGTGGCCTGGTTGGCGGCCGGATTCCCTGCGTCCGCCGCGTTCACCGCCGCGGTCGCGGTGCTCATCATCGCCTGCCCCTGCGCGCTGGGTCTGGCCACGCCGACCGCCCTGCTCGTCGGCACCGGTCGCGGCGCCCAGATGGGCATCCTCATCAAGGGCCCCGAGGTGCTGGAGTCGACCAGGAAGGTCGACACGATCGTGCTCGACAAGACGGGGACGGTCACCTCCGGTCGCATGACGCTGACCGCGGTGCACACCGACGACGGGGTGGAGCGCGAGGAGCTGCTGCGGCTGGCCGGCGCCCTCGAAGACGCCTCCGAGCACCCGATCGCTCAGGCTGTGGCGGCCGCGGCCACCCGCGAACTCGGCGCCCTGCCGGCCGTCGAGGAGTTCGGGAACATCGAGGGCAAGGGTGTCCAGGGCATCGTGGACGGTCACGCCGTCGTCGTGGGACGCACCTCGCTGCTCGCCGACTGGTCGCAGCACCTGTCCGCAGGGCTGAGAGCGGCCACGACCGAGGCGGAGGCTCAGGGCACGACCGCGATCGCGGTGGGCTGGGATGGCCGGGCCCGCGGAGTGCTCGTCGTCGCCGATACGGTCAAGGCCACGAGTGCGGAGGCGGTGGCGCAGCTCCGCGCACTGGGGCTGACCCCCGTCCTGCTCACCGGTGACAACCGCGTGGTGGCGGAGCAGATCGCACGCGAGGTCGGGATCACCGAGGTGATCGCCGAGGTGCTGCCCCAGGGCAAGGTCGACGTCGTGCGCCGGCTTCAGGACGAGGGCAAGGTCGTCGCGATGGTCGGGGACGGCGTGAACGACGCGGCGGCCCTCGCGCAGGCGGACCTCGGGATGGCGATGGGGACCGGAACCGACGCGGCGATCGAGGCGAGCGACATCACCCTCGTCCGCGGCGACCTCCGCAGTGCCGCCGACGCGATCCGCCTGTCCCGCCGCACGCTCGGCACGATCAAGGGCAACCTGTTCTGGGCCTTCGCCTACAACGTCGCGGCGATCCCGCTCGCGGCGCTCGGCCTGCTCAACCCCATGCTCGCCGGTGCGGCGATGGCGTTCTCCAGCGTCTTCGTCGTCGGCAACAGCCTCCGCCTGCGGTCCTTCCGCAGCAGGGCGGTGGACACCCCGTGA
- the nhaA gene encoding Na+/H+ antiporter NhaA has protein sequence MSSSSSPARFRLAPHELWRGIRSTARSDVLGGGLLLTATLAALILANSPAAPWYEAIRDFRFGIPEWHLELSVGAWAADGLLAVFFFVVGLELKEEFVAGRLRDPRRAALPIAAAVGGVVVPALLFVAINATSGADVLRGWAIPTATDIAFAIAVLAVVGRFLPPALRVFLLTLAIIDDLIAITIIATFYTETISFPWLILALLPLAGFALAVQNGIRSWWILLPLALAVWAFVHASGVHATVAGVLLGFMVPVRPTDRARVRTGTDGDGAPVYDGLAAHFADRWGIVATLVAVPVFAFFAAGVEIGGMNGLVSALTDPITIGIIVGLVLGKPLGILLTTFLLSRVPTLRLDESLRWPDLAGMSLLAGIGFTVSLLVGELAYGSSSVADDHVKIGVLVGSLLAAVLGGLVLAARSRRARAETGALPER, from the coding sequence GTGTCTTCTTCGTCGTCCCCTGCCCGTTTCCGTCTCGCGCCGCATGAGCTCTGGCGCGGCATCCGCTCCACCGCCCGCAGCGACGTGCTCGGCGGCGGTCTGCTGCTGACCGCCACGCTCGCCGCCCTGATCCTCGCCAACTCCCCCGCCGCCCCGTGGTACGAGGCGATCAGGGACTTCCGCTTCGGTATCCCGGAGTGGCACCTCGAGCTCAGTGTCGGTGCCTGGGCCGCCGACGGCCTCCTCGCGGTGTTCTTCTTCGTCGTCGGTCTGGAACTGAAGGAGGAGTTCGTCGCCGGGCGCCTGCGTGATCCGCGCCGTGCCGCGCTTCCGATCGCCGCCGCGGTCGGCGGCGTGGTCGTCCCTGCCCTGCTGTTCGTCGCGATCAACGCGACCTCGGGCGCCGACGTGCTGCGCGGGTGGGCGATCCCCACGGCCACGGACATCGCGTTCGCGATCGCCGTTCTCGCCGTGGTCGGCCGCTTCCTCCCGCCGGCCCTGCGGGTGTTCCTGCTGACCCTCGCGATCATCGACGACCTGATCGCCATCACGATCATCGCCACCTTCTACACCGAGACCATCAGCTTCCCCTGGCTGATCCTCGCGCTCCTCCCCCTCGCAGGCTTCGCGCTCGCCGTGCAGAACGGCATCCGATCCTGGTGGATCCTGCTCCCCCTCGCTCTCGCCGTGTGGGCATTCGTGCACGCCTCGGGGGTGCACGCGACGGTCGCCGGCGTGCTGCTCGGCTTCATGGTGCCGGTGCGCCCGACGGACCGCGCGCGGGTGCGCACCGGAACGGACGGCGACGGTGCCCCGGTGTACGACGGGCTCGCCGCGCACTTCGCCGACCGCTGGGGCATCGTCGCGACCCTCGTCGCCGTGCCGGTGTTCGCGTTCTTCGCGGCCGGGGTCGAGATCGGCGGCATGAACGGCCTCGTCTCGGCGCTGACCGATCCGATCACGATCGGGATCATCGTGGGGCTCGTGCTCGGGAAGCCCCTCGGCATCCTGCTCACGACCTTCCTGTTGAGTCGCGTGCCGACCCTGCGCCTCGATGAGTCGCTGCGCTGGCCGGATCTCGCGGGCATGTCCCTGCTCGCGGGCATCGGGTTCACGGTCTCGCTGCTGGTGGGCGAACTCGCGTACGGCAGCAGCAGCGTCGCGGACGATCACGTGAAGATCGGCGTCCTCGTCGGCTCGCTCCTCGCCGCGGTCCTCGGTGGCCTGGTGCTCGCGGCCCGCAGCCGTCGTGCGCGTGCGGAGACCGGGGCCCTCCCCGAGAGGTGA
- a CDS encoding helix-turn-helix domain-containing protein: MGINYAAATTVQLRAEIAGAGRSIRNVAAELGVDYTTLFRAVTGGRPIRVQTVFDLLEVLGVTPGVFFARVQERAERVAEETAATHRLSRLP, from the coding sequence ATGGGGATCAACTACGCCGCCGCGACCACTGTGCAGCTAAGGGCCGAGATCGCGGGAGCCGGGCGCAGTATCCGAAACGTCGCTGCGGAACTTGGCGTCGACTACACCACTCTGTTCAGGGCGGTCACTGGCGGGAGGCCGATTCGAGTGCAGACTGTCTTTGATCTGCTCGAGGTTCTCGGGGTGACTCCAGGCGTATTCTTCGCGCGCGTTCAAGAGAGGGCTGAGCGGGTGGCCGAAGAAACCGCAGCCACCCATCGCCTGTCTAGGCTCCCTTGA
- a CDS encoding zinc-dependent alcohol dehydrogenase, with amino-acid sequence MKAMTYRGPYKIRVEEKPDPTIQHPNDAIVRVTRAAVCGSDLHLFHGMMPDTRIGHTFGHEIVGVVEEVGSSVETLRPGDRVMVPFNIYCGSCYFCRRGLFSNCHNVNPNATAVGGIYGYSHTTGGYDGGQAERVRVPFADVGPSVIPEWLASEDALLLTDAFSTGYFGAQQGDIAEGDTVVVFGAGPVGLAAARSAWFLGAGRVIVVDHLDYRLEKARQFAFAETMHLHEVGDIVLALKKATGYLGADVVIDAVGAEADGSVVQHVTGAKLKLQGGSPVALNWAIDSARKGGTVSILGAYGPLVTSVRLGDIVNKGLTVRGNQAPVKRQWPRLLEHIQAGHIRPSELLTHRFPLEHIAEAYHVFSSKLDDCIKPLIVVGEE; translated from the coding sequence ATGAAGGCGATGACCTACCGCGGACCGTACAAGATCCGGGTCGAGGAGAAACCCGATCCGACGATCCAGCATCCGAACGACGCCATCGTGCGGGTCACGAGGGCTGCCGTCTGCGGATCGGATCTCCACCTCTTCCACGGCATGATGCCCGACACCCGCATCGGGCACACCTTCGGTCACGAGATCGTCGGGGTGGTGGAGGAGGTGGGCTCCTCGGTGGAGACGCTGCGCCCTGGCGACCGGGTGATGGTGCCCTTCAACATCTACTGCGGGTCGTGCTACTTCTGCCGTCGCGGCCTCTTCTCGAACTGCCACAACGTGAACCCGAACGCGACCGCCGTCGGCGGGATCTACGGCTACTCGCACACGACAGGCGGGTACGACGGCGGGCAGGCCGAGCGCGTCCGTGTGCCGTTCGCCGATGTCGGCCCGTCGGTGATCCCGGAATGGCTCGCCTCGGAGGATGCGCTGCTGCTCACAGACGCGTTCTCCACGGGCTACTTCGGTGCTCAGCAGGGTGACATCGCCGAAGGGGACACGGTGGTCGTGTTCGGCGCCGGTCCCGTCGGCCTCGCCGCCGCGCGCTCGGCCTGGTTCCTCGGCGCGGGACGCGTCATCGTCGTCGACCATCTCGACTACCGGCTCGAGAAGGCCAGGCAGTTCGCCTTCGCCGAGACGATGCACCTCCACGAGGTCGGTGACATCGTCCTTGCCCTGAAGAAGGCGACCGGCTACCTCGGCGCCGACGTGGTGATCGACGCGGTCGGCGCGGAGGCGGACGGCAGCGTCGTCCAGCACGTGACCGGCGCGAAACTGAAGCTGCAGGGCGGCTCCCCCGTCGCCCTGAACTGGGCCATCGACAGCGCGCGCAAGGGAGGGACGGTCTCGATCCTCGGGGCTTACGGGCCGCTGGTCACCTCCGTCCGTCTCGGGGACATCGTCAACAAGGGACTCACCGTGCGCGGCAACCAGGCTCCCGTGAAGCGGCAGTGGCCGCGACTGCTCGAACATATCCAGGCGGGGCACATCCGTCCGTCCGAGCTGCTCACCCATCGCTTCCCCCTGGAGCACATCGCCGAGGCCTACCACGTGTTCTCGTCCAAGCTCGACGACTGCATCAAGCCGCTCATCGTCGTCGGAGAGGAATGA
- a CDS encoding heavy metal translocating P-type ATPase → MSTSHHDHSAHGHPAAAGTGTQTSHSGHADHTAHGDHTDHAGHTGHTGHGDHEGHGGHGGHGGHGDHVAQFRRLFWIMLVLAVPTVLLSGMFAMILGYPLPGIPGLAWVSPVLGTVMYVWGGKPFLTGAVSEIRARKPGMMLLIGLAITVAFVASWGASLGLLHHELDFWWELALLIVIMLLGHWIEMRSLAQTTSALDSLAALLPDEAERVEGDQVVRVSPSDLRVGDVVVVRPGGSIPADGRIVDGRASMDESMVTGESRTVTRATGDPVTAGTVATDSGLRVEITATGDDTTLAGIQRLVTEAQNSSSRAQRLADTAAGWLFWFALGAAVITAVVWSAVGLPDDAVIRTITVLVIACPHALGLAIPLVVSIATERAARGGVLVKDRLALESMRTVDTVLFDKTGTLTKGEPVVSEVSVAGAETADEVLALAAAAEADSEHPLAKAIVRAARDKELPVPASRDFSSSPAVGVTATVDGTVIRVGGPHLLTEEDAQELPVAEGWRADGAIILHVLRDGQVVGALKLADEVRPESRDAVDALHALGVQVVMITGDAEAVAHTVAADLGIDRVFAGVRPEDKAAKVQELQREGRKVAMVGDGVNDAPALAQADVGLAIGAGTDVAIASAGVILAGDDPRAVLSVIELSRASYRKMKQNLWWAAGYNLLSVPLAAGVLAPIGFVLPMSVGAVLMSLSTIVVALNAQLLRRLDLRPEVVTAEILQR, encoded by the coding sequence ATGAGCACCTCGCACCACGACCATTCCGCGCACGGCCACCCCGCGGCAGCCGGGACCGGGACGCAGACGAGCCACTCCGGACACGCGGACCACACCGCGCACGGAGACCACACGGACCACGCAGGACACACCGGGCACACCGGGCACGGGGATCACGAGGGACACGGAGGTCACGGGGGCCATGGCGGTCATGGCGACCACGTCGCCCAGTTCCGGCGGCTGTTCTGGATCATGCTCGTCCTCGCGGTCCCCACCGTGCTGCTCTCGGGCATGTTCGCGATGATCCTCGGCTACCCGCTCCCCGGCATCCCGGGCCTGGCATGGGTGTCGCCGGTCCTCGGCACCGTCATGTACGTGTGGGGAGGGAAGCCGTTCCTCACCGGCGCCGTCAGCGAGATCCGTGCGCGCAAGCCCGGGATGATGCTGCTCATCGGTCTCGCGATCACCGTGGCGTTCGTCGCCTCGTGGGGAGCGAGCCTCGGCCTCCTGCACCACGAGCTCGACTTCTGGTGGGAGCTCGCCCTGCTGATCGTCATCATGCTGCTGGGGCACTGGATCGAGATGCGGTCGCTCGCACAGACCACCTCCGCCCTCGACTCGCTGGCCGCCCTCCTGCCGGACGAGGCGGAGCGCGTCGAGGGCGATCAGGTCGTGCGCGTCTCTCCCTCGGACCTCCGCGTGGGAGACGTCGTGGTGGTGCGCCCCGGCGGCAGCATCCCCGCGGACGGTCGCATCGTCGACGGCCGCGCCTCGATGGACGAGTCCATGGTGACGGGGGAGTCCCGTACGGTCACCCGTGCGACCGGCGACCCCGTGACCGCGGGCACCGTCGCCACCGACTCCGGGCTGCGCGTGGAGATCACCGCGACCGGCGACGACACGACGCTCGCGGGGATCCAGCGGCTCGTCACGGAAGCGCAGAACTCCTCGTCTCGCGCGCAGCGCCTCGCCGACACGGCCGCGGGTTGGCTGTTCTGGTTCGCGTTGGGTGCCGCCGTGATCACCGCCGTCGTGTGGAGCGCCGTCGGTCTGCCGGATGACGCCGTGATCCGCACGATCACCGTCCTCGTGATCGCCTGCCCGCACGCACTGGGACTGGCCATCCCGCTCGTCGTGTCGATCGCGACCGAGCGTGCGGCGCGCGGCGGCGTCCTCGTGAAGGACCGGCTCGCCCTGGAGAGCATGCGCACCGTCGACACCGTGCTGTTCGACAAGACCGGCACCCTGACCAAGGGCGAGCCCGTCGTGTCCGAGGTGTCGGTGGCCGGCGCGGAGACCGCGGACGAGGTGCTGGCGCTCGCCGCGGCCGCCGAGGCCGACAGCGAGCATCCGCTGGCGAAGGCCATCGTGCGCGCTGCGCGCGACAAGGAGCTCCCGGTGCCGGCCAGCCGCGACTTCTCGTCTTCTCCTGCGGTCGGTGTGACCGCGACGGTGGACGGAACTGTGATCCGGGTCGGCGGCCCGCATCTGCTCACGGAGGAGGACGCCCAGGAGCTCCCCGTCGCGGAGGGCTGGCGTGCAGACGGTGCGATCATCCTGCACGTGCTGCGGGACGGCCAGGTCGTCGGGGCGCTCAAGCTCGCGGACGAGGTGCGTCCGGAGTCGCGGGACGCGGTCGATGCGTTGCATGCGCTCGGCGTCCAGGTCGTGATGATCACCGGTGACGCGGAGGCCGTCGCGCACACCGTCGCGGCGGACCTCGGCATCGATCGCGTGTTCGCCGGCGTCCGGCCGGAGGACAAGGCGGCGAAGGTGCAGGAGTTGCAGCGCGAGGGCCGCAAGGTCGCGATGGTGGGAGACGGCGTGAACGATGCGCCCGCCCTCGCCCAGGCCGACGTGGGTCTCGCGATCGGCGCAGGGACCGACGTGGCGATCGCGTCCGCGGGGGTCATCCTCGCGGGCGACGACCCCCGCGCCGTGCTGTCGGTCATCGAGCTGTCCCGTGCCTCCTACCGGAAGATGAAGCAGAACCTCTGGTGGGCGGCGGGGTACAACCTGCTCTCCGTGCCGCTCGCCGCGGGGGTGCTCGCGCCGATCGGCTTCGTGCTGCCGATGTCCGTGGGTGCGGTGCTGATGTCGCTGTCGACGATCGTGGTGGCCCTCAACGCGCAGCTGCTGCGGCGGCTCGACCTCCGTCCGGAGGTCGTCACCGCCGAGATCCTGCAGCGCTGA
- a CDS encoding HicB family toxin-antitoxin system has product MKSYEVIVSREGKWWMVAIPEIDGLTQARTIKEAHQMAKEYIAVTLDIPLDSFGIHVKAERIGTVEHVTQILEDIKIERAEAERKEREANERARALAKQLAAQEITLRDIGDLFEVSHQRAHQLVKS; this is encoded by the coding sequence GTGAAGAGCTATGAGGTCATCGTCAGCCGTGAGGGAAAATGGTGGATGGTCGCCATCCCCGAGATCGATGGGCTCACGCAAGCCCGCACGATCAAGGAAGCGCATCAAATGGCAAAAGAGTACATCGCCGTCACCCTCGATATTCCACTCGATTCATTCGGAATTCACGTCAAAGCTGAGCGCATCGGGACTGTAGAGCACGTCACGCAGATCCTCGAAGACATCAAGATCGAACGCGCGGAGGCCGAGAGGAAAGAGCGCGAAGCGAATGAGCGAGCTCGAGCGTTGGCCAAACAGCTAGCCGCTCAAGAGATCACTCTTCGGGACATAGGCGACTTGTTCGAAGTTTCTCACCAACGCGCGCATCAGCTCGTCAAATCGTAA
- a CDS encoding type II toxin-antitoxin system HicA family toxin — MVSEQPTRKMVKALRAAGFTAVRTVGSHTVWAKENTSISVPDGHKTISPGVVRQINKAIEEATK, encoded by the coding sequence ATGGTCAGCGAGCAACCCACCCGGAAGATGGTCAAGGCACTACGGGCCGCCGGGTTCACCGCGGTCCGAACGGTTGGGTCGCACACCGTCTGGGCAAAGGAAAACACCAGCATCAGCGTCCCGGACGGGCACAAGACGATCTCTCCCGGCGTTGTTCGCCAGATCAACAAGGCAATTGAGGAGGCCACCAAGTGA
- a CDS encoding SGNH/GDSL hydrolase family protein: MNAPAASRRLRIAGVATALLVAVAAGVLGVWRPWVPAPSSLPVGAAAGDESIAVIAPAPLALPEEPTVLVFGDSWTYGSAASDPTLGYAYVLADLLRGTTIVDGVRGSGYLKPGIDGPTFGERIAALDPALDPDLVIIQGSINDRAQGEAGYRDAVTAAWDALTARYPEAAIVVLGPAPHELPVGAQTARIDRDLAALASARGWWYISPIERDWITDENYLAVIDVEVGRKHPSTDGHRYLAEKLAAALDELRAAPVTEAGGSETTPDE, translated from the coding sequence ATGAACGCCCCCGCCGCCTCTCGTCGACTGCGCATCGCGGGCGTCGCCACCGCTCTTCTCGTCGCCGTCGCCGCGGGGGTCCTCGGAGTCTGGCGCCCCTGGGTTCCGGCGCCGTCGTCCCTCCCCGTCGGCGCGGCAGCCGGAGACGAATCCATCGCGGTGATCGCTCCCGCGCCGCTCGCGCTCCCGGAGGAGCCGACCGTCCTCGTCTTCGGTGATTCCTGGACCTACGGCTCGGCCGCCTCCGACCCCACCCTGGGGTATGCGTACGTGCTCGCCGACCTCCTGCGCGGCACGACCATCGTGGACGGCGTCCGGGGCAGCGGCTACCTCAAGCCCGGCATCGACGGCCCCACCTTCGGCGAGCGCATCGCGGCACTGGACCCGGCCCTCGACCCGGATCTCGTCATCATCCAGGGCTCCATCAACGACCGGGCGCAGGGCGAGGCCGGCTATCGCGACGCCGTGACCGCCGCATGGGACGCGCTGACGGCGCGCTACCCGGAGGCGGCGATCGTCGTGCTCGGGCCCGCGCCGCACGAGCTCCCGGTCGGGGCGCAGACGGCACGGATCGATCGGGACCTCGCGGCTCTCGCCTCGGCCCGCGGCTGGTGGTACATCTCCCCGATCGAGCGGGACTGGATCACCGACGAGAACTATCTCGCCGTCATCGACGTGGAGGTCGGGCGCAAGCATCCGTCCACCGACGGCCACCGCTACCTGGCGGAGAAGCTGGCCGCAGCGCTCGACGAACTGCGCGCCGCGCCGGTCACCGAGGCCGGTGGGTCGGAGACCACCCCCGACGAGTGA
- a CDS encoding YHS domain-containing protein, whose protein sequence is MSDSPAGSCCSVPRQSGVSADGRTDLLAVPAEGMAECPVMAGTPVVIATAEAAGLYRDHEGTRYYFCCAGCGPAFDADPAKYTRAA, encoded by the coding sequence ATGTCCGATTCCCCCGCAGGATCCTGCTGCAGCGTCCCGCGCCAGAGCGGCGTCTCCGCCGACGGGCGCACCGACCTGCTCGCCGTGCCGGCCGAGGGCATGGCCGAATGCCCGGTGATGGCCGGAACACCCGTGGTGATCGCGACCGCCGAGGCCGCGGGCCTGTACCGCGACCACGAGGGCACGCGCTACTACTTCTGCTGCGCGGGCTGCGGGCCGGCGTTCGACGCCGATCCCGCGAAGTACACCAGGGCGGCCTGA